One stretch of Crassostrea angulata isolate pt1a10 unplaced genomic scaffold, ASM2561291v2 HiC_scaffold_141, whole genome shotgun sequence DNA includes these proteins:
- the LOC128169496 gene encoding uncharacterized protein LOC128169496, with translation MEKRHQDIIKANYSTLVQNITTSSVAGHLFASNIITDEMRQQIEAEKTSYDRNRKLLSIILRRGPRAFTGLRMALLKANQRDLFKLLLPEDNTVSEYDKKLAMARSLVHDTTETSVGVNQPKTYRTERQKSQEERCRISLDDFSDIFLTAVPFKNKINIHIRHFTESNGRYIATKKGVTFSLPRWVMFKSLLPDIERCMQNKENNCEMKWHIGGGVYVSINPGYSTVDIRHFWKPEDAVKPVPTRKGVTLNRQKLSRLLQATQELRECVPELNDTDLCAFSESHQNQLGMLNCPECTPFGYEPQEVNTSMECNDGDSQETLIIECDTD, from the coding sequence atggagAAAAGACACCAAGACATTATCAAGGCGAACTACTCTACTTTAGTGCAAAACATAACGACCTCATCGGTTGCCGGACATCTATTTGCTTCCAACATTATTACCGATGAAATGCGGCAGCAGATTGAAGCTGAAAAAACCAGCTATGATCGAAATAGAAAACTATTAAGCATCATTCTACGGAGAGGTCCGAGAGCTTTTACAGGTCTCAGGATGGCACTCCTGAAAGCCAATCAAAGAGACTTGTTTAAGCTTCTTTTACCTGAAGATAATACTGTATCTGAATACGACAAAAAGTTAGCCATGGCCAGATCACTAGTTCACGATACGACAGAAACATCTGTTGGTGTCAACCAGCCAAAGACCTACCGTACAGAACGACAAAAATCTCAAGAGGAACGATGCAGAATCAGCCTGGATGACTTCAGTGACATTTTCCTGACAGCCGTTCCTTTCAAAAATAAGATCAATATTCACATTCGTCACTTCACAGAGTCCAACGGTCGCTATATCGCAACAAAGAAAGGGGTTACGTTTTCACTTCCTCGATGGGTGATGTTTAAATCTCTGCTCCCGGATATAGAAAGATGTATGCAGAACAAAGAGAACAATTGTGAAATGAAGTGGCACATTGGAGGTGGAGTGTACGTCTCCATTAACCCTGGATATTCAACAGTGGACATCAGACACTTTTGGAAGCCAGAAGATGCTGTCAAACCGGTACCAACAAGAAAGGGTGTGACCCtaaacagacaaaaactgagTAGATTGCTTCAAGCTACCCAGGAATTAAGAGAATGTGTCCCAGAGCTAAATGATACAGATCTGTGCGCATTCAGTGAATCACATCAAAACCAGCTTGGGATGTTAAATTGCCCAGAATGCACTCCCTTCGGATACGAACCTCAGGAAGTTAATACGTCCATGGAATGCAATGACGGTGACTCACAAGAAACATTGATAATCGAATGTGACACTGACTAA